One Nitrosopumilus sp. genomic region harbors:
- a CDS encoding DUF5679 domain-containing protein, translating into SKPTPSPRGSLPKQSDDELPQELDLAPEPITESDDEATPEQIARLEQLEKQLQELESLSVETPEPATPSKPTPSPRGSLPKQSDDELPQELDLAPEPITESDDEATPEQIAQLNDLQEQINELEDMLSSIIFPETKPYEDDEATPEQIAQLNDLQEQINELEDILSTKLNPDSMKSTKKITKKQSKKVKPQVDTFEVRKKIIPRIKKQNKKLDSLEKKLHSSTIQDNVLTNNSPEAYCVKCKTKRKINTPRETIMKNGRAATTGFCSECGCKVFRIGKMKK; encoded by the coding sequence CTTCAAAACCTACTCCCAGTCCTAGAGGTTCACTGCCAAAACAATCAGATGATGAGCTTCCACAAGAATTAGATCTTGCACCAGAACCAATAACAGAATCTGATGATGAGGCAACTCCAGAGCAAATAGCTAGACTAGAACAATTAGAAAAACAACTTCAAGAATTAGAATCACTTTCTGTAGAGACACCAGAACCAGCAACTCCTTCAAAACCTACTCCCAGTCCTAGAGGTTCACTGCCAAAACAATCAGATGATGAGCTTCCACAAGAATTAGATCTTGCACCAGAACCAATAACAGAATCTGATGATGAGGCAACTCCAGAGCAAATTGCACAATTAAATGATCTTCAAGAACAAATTAATGAATTAGAAGATATGTTATCATCCATTATTTTCCCAGAAACAAAACCCTACGAAGACGATGAGGCAACTCCAGAGCAAATTGCACAATTAAATGATCTTCAAGAACAAATTAATGAATTAGAAGATATACTTTCTACAAAATTAAATCCTGATTCAATGAAATCTACAAAAAAAATTACTAAAAAACAATCAAAAAAAGTCAAACCACAAGTTGACACTTTTGAAGTTAGAAAGAAAATTATCCCTAGAATAAAAAAACAAAATAAAAAACTTGATTCTTTGGAGAAAAAACTACATAGTTCAACAATACAAGATAATGTATTAACAAATAATTCTCCTGAGGCTTATTGTGTAAAATGTAAAACTAAGAGAAAGATTAACACTCCTCGAGAAACTATTATGAAAAATGGAAGAGCTGCTACTACGGGATTTTGTTCTGAATGTGGATGTAAAGTTTTTAGAATTGGAAAAATGAAAAAATAA